A region of Salmo salar chromosome ssa17, Ssal_v3.1, whole genome shotgun sequence DNA encodes the following proteins:
- the LOC123728189 gene encoding gamma-crystallin M3-like, whose product MTMGKIIFYEDKNFQGRSYETSNDCAEVTSYLSRCNSCRVESGCFMVYERPNFMGHQMMVRRGEYPDNQRLMGMTMSDCIRSCRNIPSYRGQFRMRMYERENFGGQMHELMDDCDSIQDRYRMSDCQSCNVMEGHWLMYEQPHFRGRQMYVRPGEYRNLREMGNSSMNRFMSVRRITDSC is encoded by the exons ATGACCATGGGCAAG ATCATCTTCTACGAGGACAAGAACTTCCAGGGTCGTTCCTATGAGACCAGCAACGACTGCGCTGAGGTGACCTCCTACCTGAGCAGGTGCAACTCCTGCAGGGTGGAGAGCGGCTGCTTCATGGTCTATGAGCGCCCCAACTTCATGGGTCACCAGATGATggttaggagaggagagtacCCCGACAACCAGCGTCTGATGGGTATGACCATGAGCGACTGCATCAGGTCCTGTCGTAACATCCCCAGT TATAGGGGCCAGTTCAGAATGAGGATGTACGAGAGGGAGAACTTCGGAGGCCAGATGCACGAGCTGATGGACGACTGTGACTCCATCCAGGATCGTTACCGCATGTCCGACTGCCAGTCCTGCAACGTGATGGAGGGCCACTGGCTCATGTACGAGCAGCCCCACTTCAGAGGCAGGCAGATGTACGTGAGGCCTGGAGAGTACAGGAACCTCAGAGAGATGGGAAACAGCTCCATGAATAGATTCATGTCGGTTAGACGTATCACTGATTCCTGTTAA